The following proteins come from a genomic window of Alnus glutinosa chromosome 10, dhAlnGlut1.1, whole genome shotgun sequence:
- the LOC133880287 gene encoding mediator of RNA polymerase II transcription subunit 15a-like isoform X2, with amino-acid sequence MCNPILFISCTNLFLHFELHCCTMSNFMMSLSESFDDAFFSQNFEDINNWSSFQALRNMEASDWRAKVLPESRKKIVVKIIETLKECVPSSKRNDLPDIKKLAESFEEKTYAAAKDENEYIMRISLKLMNVREISSRTVLFNSSQSRPSCSGETPEPHGIQSQVDKHGQSLNPHSTNHSQHQLSRNAENNIVSSGIYASLPSAQPPLSDLTVTAMPNAVTEVSNLQTTSGISRNSVGNSVGQGMYSDFSPNNLIQVQGRQHSLQVVTQQNHQRPQKLLQDSYQLQRQPQRLNQFKQDYIAPSQSSVVSDHLQSRQSSCQQLLQPLLMKHPQTVLIQPQPTQQVSVTHQSESPMQGKPLLPSHQQPQLMKKNMAATIMTQNRLMGQQSSAPYSLQQRQGLPCLQNNSQNLQQEHLQGQKSNTHQQQLAGQSNFSVLQQQQQLLGKQCDNLSMCQTHVAMKGQTQQTASALLPTQGQQLQPPLPERQLVSQSQTEKVQQLPNPSQQDRMENFQRSGALNPKFEKRFANIGDWQEEVYQKVEGLKIRYLKQLNGLWQTLTNILLQHGSVPQQPRTGKIEKLMLLLKQIIVFLNLPKNKITPAHSEQLDTLEKKISFVLHSTGKKSVSSTQQGKLYPDVQSVQQLPQPQTQTSQVQRLEDQKIPQLQSTVSESTVTAIQQNNLTSLQHDSKSHLSEPATLQQNMMHSIDHLTISEKENSVEVMQQVAKGSLRSPASIPQQANFNTLLSRSHMNVSQSSVTPLELSSDTLQNMHLKQTRDHLDVLTQKPKQEFQKHKMQHQLVHQNYQILQRQQAEEKQQNQLNDVNDLKVGLGMTVKEPHHQKNAVNDSRVKRGMGIKSGLILQHQSGGLPSVYNSQHSDSGASFPISSPKVSCSPLAQHSTWIDLQNLPAPLTETRSHFHTANSTSAIPSSSLIQSSMSGSCEKLTSDTSSFADAENAGHHGPSSQGPGTSLVICTSGMSASPFLEESSALDGIDSKMSTIISDKLSVAEQPLQRLINVVSSISSQAFSASITDIGSVMCLTDWISSSPPVNGSRASIGEDLVAMTKSCLQARYLPRHSDSSGTRKMKRLLSAMPTNIYPINGSIHDGCRQWIDMEKPELESSTTSSTKRPRIEAKHVLLEEIREINQQLIDTVVVISDEDTIPTAAATEGGQGTIVKCSFSAVAISPNFKSQQLPIQPLRLLVPSNYPNTSPILLDEKLLDASLVIPPLLGCFDRSDHQDLSVKVKSKLNLSLLSLQKPLSLGKIARMWDFCARAILCEYAQQNGGGNFSSRYGTWENCLSAA; translated from the exons ATGTGTAATCCTATCCTCTTCATTAGTTGCACAAATTTATTTCTGCACTTTGAATTGCACTGTTGCACAATGTCCAACTTTATGATGTCCCTCTCGGAAAGTTTTGATGATGCATTTTTTAGTCAGAATTTTGAGGATATCAACAATTGGAGCTCTTTTCAAGCTTTACGAAACATGGAAGCCAGTGATTGGAGAGCTAAAGTATTACCAGAGTCTCGGAAAAAGATTGTGGTCAAGAT CATTGAAACATTAAAGGAGTGTGTTCCATCTtctaagagaaatgatttacCTGATATTAAGAAACTTGCTGAGAGTTTTGAGGAGAAGACTTATGCAGCTGCCAAAGATGAG AATGAATATATTATGAGGATATCATTGAAGTTGATGAATGTAAGAGAGATATCATCCCGGACTGTTTTGTTTAATTCTTCACAATCGAGGCCCTCCTGTTCTGGTGAAACTCCAG AACCTCATGGTATCCAGTCCCAAGTGGACAAGCATGGGCAATCACTTAATCCTCATTCCACCAATCACTCTCAACATCAGTTATCACGGAATGCTGAGAATAATATTGTATCTTCTGGAATTTATGCCAGCTTACCATCTGCACAGCCTCCTCTCAGTGATTTAACTGTGACTGCTATGCCAAATGCTGTTACTGAAGTTTCCAACCTGCAGACTACCTCTGGCATTTCACGGAATTCAGTTGGAAATTCAGTGGGACAAGGGATGTATTCTGATTTTTCTCCCAATAACCTGATACAGGTTCAAGGAAGACAACACTCACTGCAGGTGGTTACCCAACAGAACCACCAGCGGCCTCAGAAGTTACTGCAGGATTCTTATCAGCTGCAACGACAACCACAGCGTCTAAATCAGTTCAAACAGGATTATATTGCACCCTCACAATCATCTGTAGTTTCTGACCATCTGCAGAGTCGGCAGTCTTCCTGTCAACAGTTATTACAGCCTCTGCTCATGAAACATCCACAAACTGTTCTAATACAACCGCAACCAACACAACAGGTTTCTGTTACTCATCAAAGTGAGTCACCAATGCAGGGCAAGCCACTATTGCCTTCACATCAGCAACCACAACTAATGAAGAAAAATATGGCTGCTACCATTATGACACAGAATCGGTTAATGGGGCAACAAAGTAGTGCCCCTTACTCGCTGCAGCAGCGGCAAGGGTTACCATGCCTGCAGAATAACTCTCAAAACCTGCAGCAGGAGCATTTGCAAGGCCAGAAAAGCAACACACATCAGCAGCAGTTGGCTGGACAAAGTAATTTTTCTGTACTACAGCAGCAACAGCAGCTGCTTGGGAAACAATGTGATAATTTGAGTATGTGTCAAACTCATGTTGCAATGAAGGGGCAAACCCAGCAAACAGCTTCAGCTTTGTTGCCAACTCAAGGGCAACAATTACAACCACCGCTTCCAGAGAGGCAATTGGTATCTCAATCACAGACGGAAAAGGTACAACAGCTGCCAAATCCATCACAACAAGATAGAAtggaaaattttcaaagatcaG GAGCACTGAAtcccaaatttgaaaaaaggttTGCAAATATTGGTGATTGGCAAGAGGAGGTTTATCAGAAG GTTGAAGGTTTGAAAATCAGGTATTTAAAACAGCTTAATGGGCTGTGGCAGACATTAACTAATATACTCCTGCAG CACGGTTCTGTTCCTCAACAACCAAGGACAGGCAAAATAGAAAAACTTATGCTTCTGTTGAAGCAAATTATAGTGTTCCTAAATTTGCCCAAAAACAAGATTACACCTGCTCATAGTGAGCAGTTGGATACACTTGAAAAGAAGATAAGTTTTGTTCTTCACTCGACTGGAAAGAAGTCTGTTTCTTCAACACAGCAAGGAAAACTTTATCCTGACGTGCAGTCTGTGCAACAGTTGCCACAGCCACAAACTCAGACATCTCAAGTGCAACGACTTGAAGATCAAAAGATACCACAGCTGCAATCTACTGTATCAGAGAGTACTGTAACAGCAATACAGCAGAATAACTTAACAAGCTTGCAGCATGATTCTAAGTCTCATTTATCTGAGCCTGCGACTTTGCAGCAAAACATGATGCATTCAATAGATCATTTGACaatttcagaaaaagaaaattcagtGGAAGTAATGCAACAGGTTGCCAAGGGATCCCTACGAAGTCCTGCAAGCATTCCCCAACAAGCAAATTTTAACACCTTATTGTCAAGAAGCCACATGAATGTGTCACAGTCAAGTGTGACTCCTCTTGAGTTGAGCTCTGATACACTTCAAAACATGCATCTTAAACAAACAAGAGATCATCTGGATGTACTGACTCAAAAGCCTAAGCAGGAATTTCAAAAGCACAAAATGCAGCACCAATTGGTACATCAGAATTACCAAATATTGCAGCGGCAGCAGGCTGAGGAAAAACAACAGAATCAGTTGAATGACGTAAATGATTTGAAAGTGGGATTAGGGATGACTGTTAAGGAGCCACATCATCAGAAAAATGCAGTAAATGACTCAAGAGTAAAACGAGGGATGGGTATTAAATCAGGACTTATTTTGCAACATCAGTCAGGTGGCCTGCCCTCAGTGTATAATTCTCAGCATTCTGACTCAGGAGCTTCATTTCCAATTTCTTCACCCAAAGTCTCCTGTTCTCCACTAGCTCAGCATTCTACTTGGATTGATTTGCAGAATCTGCCAGCACCTCTTACAGAAACTAGAAGCCATTTCCATACTGCAAACTCTACCTCTGCCATACCTTCATCTTCCTTGATTCAATCCTCTATGTCGGGGAGTTGTGAGAAGCTTACTTCTGATACTTCATCATTCGCAGATGCTGAAAATGCTGGACATCATGGGCCCAGTTCACAAGGACCAGGCACATCACTTGTCATCTGCACTTCTGGGATGTCAGCCTCACCATTTCTTGAGGAGTCCAGTGCTCTGGATGGCATTGATTCTAAAATGTCTACAATCATTTCTGATAAGCTGAGTGTAGCTGAGCAGCCTCTTCAGCGCTTAATTAATGTG GTGAGCTCCATCTCATCCCAAGCATTTAGTGCTTCTATTACTGACATTGGATCAGTAATGTGTCTGACTGATTGGATATCAAGTTCACCGCCAGTTAATGGATCTAGAGCTTCAATTGGTGAGGATTTGGTGGCCATGACTAAGTCTTGTTTGCAAGCAAGATATTTACCCAGGCACAGTGATTCTTCTGGAACAAGAAAAATGAAGCGGTTATTAAGTGCAATGCCCACGAATATTTATCCAATAAATGGCAGCATACATGATGGCTGCAGACAGTGGATTGACATGGAGAAACCAGAGTTGGAGTCATCTACAACATCTAGTACCAAAAGGCCTAGGATTGAG GCCAAGCATGTTTTGTTAGAAGAAATTAGGGAAATAAACCAGCAACTGATAGACACTGTGGTAGTTATTAGTGATGAAGATACCATTCCAACTGCAGCTGCAACTGAAGGTGGTCAAGGTACCATTGTCAAGTGTTCCTTTAGTGCTGTGGCCATCAGTCCAAACTTTAAGTCACAGCAG TTGCCAATTCAGCCATTAAGATTGCTTGTTCCCTCAAATTATCCAAATACTTCTCCCATACTCCTAGATGAAAAGCTATTGGATGCCAG tttggtgaTCCCCCCTCTTCTTGGTTGCTTTGATAGATCGGACCACCAGGATCTTTCAGTAAAGGTAAAATCAAAGCTCAACTTGTCGCTCCTAAGCCTGCAAAAGCCCTTGTCTCTTGGGAAGATTGCAAGGATGTGGGATTTCTGTGCCCGTGCAATTCTCTGTGAGTATGCACAGCAGAATGGTGGAGGGAACTTCAGCTCAAGATATGGTACTTGGGAGAACTGTCTCAGTGCTGCTTGA
- the LOC133880287 gene encoding mediator of RNA polymerase II transcription subunit 15a-like isoform X3, producing MCNPILFISCTNLFLHFELHCCTMSNFMMSLSESFDDAFFSQNFEDINNWSSFQALRNMEASDWRAKVLPESRKKIVVKIIETLKECVPSSKRNDLPDIKKLAESFEEKTYAAAKDENEYIMRISLKLMNVREISSRTVLFNSSQSRPSCSGETPEPHGIQSQVDKHGQSLNPHSTNHSQHQLSRNAENNIVSSGIYASLPSAQPPLSDLTVTAMPNAVTEVSNLQTTSGISRNSVGNSVGQGMYSDFSPNNLIQVQGRQHSLQVVTQQNHQRPQKLLQDSYQLQRQPQRLNQFKQDYIAPSQSSVVSDHLQSRQSSCQQLLQPLLMKHPQTVLIQPQPTQQVSVTHQSESPMQGKPLLPSHQQPQLMKKNMAATIMTQNRLMGQQSSAPYSLQQRQGLPCLQNNSQNLQQEHLQGQKSNTHQQQLAGQSNFSVLQQQQQLLGKQCDNLSMCQTHVAMKGQTQQTASALLPTQGQQLQPPLPERQLVSQSQTEKVQQLPNPSQQDRMENFQRSGALNPKFEKRFANIGDWQEEVYQKVEGLKIRYLKQLNGLWQTLTNILLQHGSVPQQPRTGKIEKLMLLLKQIIVFLNLPKNKITPAHSEQLDTLEKKISFVLHSTGKKSVSSTQQGKLYPDVQSVQQLPQPQTQTSQVQRLEDQKIPQLQSTVSESTVTAIQQNNLTSLQHDSKSHLSEPATLQQNMMHSIDHLTISEKENSVEVMQQVAKGSLRSPASIPQQANFNTLLSRSHMNVSQSSVTPLELSSDTLQNMHLKQTRDHLDVLTQKPKQEFQKHKMQHQLVHQNYQILQRQQAEEKQQNQLNDVNDLKVGLGMTVKEPHHQKNAVNDSRVKRGMGIKSGLILQHQSGGLPSVYNSQHSDSGASFPISSPKVSCSPLAQHSTWIDLQNLPAPLTETRSHFHTANSTSAIPSSSLIQSSMSGSCEKLTSDTSSFADAENAGHHGPSSQGPGTSLVICTSGMSASPFLEESSALDGIDSKMSTIISDKLSVAEQPLQRLINVVSSISSQAFSASITDIGSVMCLTDWISSSPPVNGSRASIGEDLVAMTKSCLQARYLPRHSDSSGTRKMKRLLSAMPTNIYPINGSIHDGCRQWIDMEKPELESSTTSSTKRPRIEAKHVLLEEIREINQQLIDTVVVISDEDTIPTAAATEGGQGTIVKCSFSAVAISPNFKSQQVSAQMLPIQPLRLLVPSNYPNTSPILLDEKLLDARSDHQDLSVKVKSKLNLSLLSLQKPLSLGKIARMWDFCARAILCEYAQQNGGGNFSSRYGTWENCLSAA from the exons ATGTGTAATCCTATCCTCTTCATTAGTTGCACAAATTTATTTCTGCACTTTGAATTGCACTGTTGCACAATGTCCAACTTTATGATGTCCCTCTCGGAAAGTTTTGATGATGCATTTTTTAGTCAGAATTTTGAGGATATCAACAATTGGAGCTCTTTTCAAGCTTTACGAAACATGGAAGCCAGTGATTGGAGAGCTAAAGTATTACCAGAGTCTCGGAAAAAGATTGTGGTCAAGAT CATTGAAACATTAAAGGAGTGTGTTCCATCTtctaagagaaatgatttacCTGATATTAAGAAACTTGCTGAGAGTTTTGAGGAGAAGACTTATGCAGCTGCCAAAGATGAG AATGAATATATTATGAGGATATCATTGAAGTTGATGAATGTAAGAGAGATATCATCCCGGACTGTTTTGTTTAATTCTTCACAATCGAGGCCCTCCTGTTCTGGTGAAACTCCAG AACCTCATGGTATCCAGTCCCAAGTGGACAAGCATGGGCAATCACTTAATCCTCATTCCACCAATCACTCTCAACATCAGTTATCACGGAATGCTGAGAATAATATTGTATCTTCTGGAATTTATGCCAGCTTACCATCTGCACAGCCTCCTCTCAGTGATTTAACTGTGACTGCTATGCCAAATGCTGTTACTGAAGTTTCCAACCTGCAGACTACCTCTGGCATTTCACGGAATTCAGTTGGAAATTCAGTGGGACAAGGGATGTATTCTGATTTTTCTCCCAATAACCTGATACAGGTTCAAGGAAGACAACACTCACTGCAGGTGGTTACCCAACAGAACCACCAGCGGCCTCAGAAGTTACTGCAGGATTCTTATCAGCTGCAACGACAACCACAGCGTCTAAATCAGTTCAAACAGGATTATATTGCACCCTCACAATCATCTGTAGTTTCTGACCATCTGCAGAGTCGGCAGTCTTCCTGTCAACAGTTATTACAGCCTCTGCTCATGAAACATCCACAAACTGTTCTAATACAACCGCAACCAACACAACAGGTTTCTGTTACTCATCAAAGTGAGTCACCAATGCAGGGCAAGCCACTATTGCCTTCACATCAGCAACCACAACTAATGAAGAAAAATATGGCTGCTACCATTATGACACAGAATCGGTTAATGGGGCAACAAAGTAGTGCCCCTTACTCGCTGCAGCAGCGGCAAGGGTTACCATGCCTGCAGAATAACTCTCAAAACCTGCAGCAGGAGCATTTGCAAGGCCAGAAAAGCAACACACATCAGCAGCAGTTGGCTGGACAAAGTAATTTTTCTGTACTACAGCAGCAACAGCAGCTGCTTGGGAAACAATGTGATAATTTGAGTATGTGTCAAACTCATGTTGCAATGAAGGGGCAAACCCAGCAAACAGCTTCAGCTTTGTTGCCAACTCAAGGGCAACAATTACAACCACCGCTTCCAGAGAGGCAATTGGTATCTCAATCACAGACGGAAAAGGTACAACAGCTGCCAAATCCATCACAACAAGATAGAAtggaaaattttcaaagatcaG GAGCACTGAAtcccaaatttgaaaaaaggttTGCAAATATTGGTGATTGGCAAGAGGAGGTTTATCAGAAG GTTGAAGGTTTGAAAATCAGGTATTTAAAACAGCTTAATGGGCTGTGGCAGACATTAACTAATATACTCCTGCAG CACGGTTCTGTTCCTCAACAACCAAGGACAGGCAAAATAGAAAAACTTATGCTTCTGTTGAAGCAAATTATAGTGTTCCTAAATTTGCCCAAAAACAAGATTACACCTGCTCATAGTGAGCAGTTGGATACACTTGAAAAGAAGATAAGTTTTGTTCTTCACTCGACTGGAAAGAAGTCTGTTTCTTCAACACAGCAAGGAAAACTTTATCCTGACGTGCAGTCTGTGCAACAGTTGCCACAGCCACAAACTCAGACATCTCAAGTGCAACGACTTGAAGATCAAAAGATACCACAGCTGCAATCTACTGTATCAGAGAGTACTGTAACAGCAATACAGCAGAATAACTTAACAAGCTTGCAGCATGATTCTAAGTCTCATTTATCTGAGCCTGCGACTTTGCAGCAAAACATGATGCATTCAATAGATCATTTGACaatttcagaaaaagaaaattcagtGGAAGTAATGCAACAGGTTGCCAAGGGATCCCTACGAAGTCCTGCAAGCATTCCCCAACAAGCAAATTTTAACACCTTATTGTCAAGAAGCCACATGAATGTGTCACAGTCAAGTGTGACTCCTCTTGAGTTGAGCTCTGATACACTTCAAAACATGCATCTTAAACAAACAAGAGATCATCTGGATGTACTGACTCAAAAGCCTAAGCAGGAATTTCAAAAGCACAAAATGCAGCACCAATTGGTACATCAGAATTACCAAATATTGCAGCGGCAGCAGGCTGAGGAAAAACAACAGAATCAGTTGAATGACGTAAATGATTTGAAAGTGGGATTAGGGATGACTGTTAAGGAGCCACATCATCAGAAAAATGCAGTAAATGACTCAAGAGTAAAACGAGGGATGGGTATTAAATCAGGACTTATTTTGCAACATCAGTCAGGTGGCCTGCCCTCAGTGTATAATTCTCAGCATTCTGACTCAGGAGCTTCATTTCCAATTTCTTCACCCAAAGTCTCCTGTTCTCCACTAGCTCAGCATTCTACTTGGATTGATTTGCAGAATCTGCCAGCACCTCTTACAGAAACTAGAAGCCATTTCCATACTGCAAACTCTACCTCTGCCATACCTTCATCTTCCTTGATTCAATCCTCTATGTCGGGGAGTTGTGAGAAGCTTACTTCTGATACTTCATCATTCGCAGATGCTGAAAATGCTGGACATCATGGGCCCAGTTCACAAGGACCAGGCACATCACTTGTCATCTGCACTTCTGGGATGTCAGCCTCACCATTTCTTGAGGAGTCCAGTGCTCTGGATGGCATTGATTCTAAAATGTCTACAATCATTTCTGATAAGCTGAGTGTAGCTGAGCAGCCTCTTCAGCGCTTAATTAATGTG GTGAGCTCCATCTCATCCCAAGCATTTAGTGCTTCTATTACTGACATTGGATCAGTAATGTGTCTGACTGATTGGATATCAAGTTCACCGCCAGTTAATGGATCTAGAGCTTCAATTGGTGAGGATTTGGTGGCCATGACTAAGTCTTGTTTGCAAGCAAGATATTTACCCAGGCACAGTGATTCTTCTGGAACAAGAAAAATGAAGCGGTTATTAAGTGCAATGCCCACGAATATTTATCCAATAAATGGCAGCATACATGATGGCTGCAGACAGTGGATTGACATGGAGAAACCAGAGTTGGAGTCATCTACAACATCTAGTACCAAAAGGCCTAGGATTGAG GCCAAGCATGTTTTGTTAGAAGAAATTAGGGAAATAAACCAGCAACTGATAGACACTGTGGTAGTTATTAGTGATGAAGATACCATTCCAACTGCAGCTGCAACTGAAGGTGGTCAAGGTACCATTGTCAAGTGTTCCTTTAGTGCTGTGGCCATCAGTCCAAACTTTAAGTCACAGCAGGTTTCAGCTCAGATG TTGCCAATTCAGCCATTAAGATTGCTTGTTCCCTCAAATTATCCAAATACTTCTCCCATACTCCTAGATGAAAAGCTATTGGATGCCAG ATCGGACCACCAGGATCTTTCAGTAAAGGTAAAATCAAAGCTCAACTTGTCGCTCCTAAGCCTGCAAAAGCCCTTGTCTCTTGGGAAGATTGCAAGGATGTGGGATTTCTGTGCCCGTGCAATTCTCTGTGAGTATGCACAGCAGAATGGTGGAGGGAACTTCAGCTCAAGATATGGTACTTGGGAGAACTGTCTCAGTGCTGCTTGA